In Gemmobacter sp. 24YEA27, a genomic segment contains:
- a CDS encoding HIT domain-containing protein, whose product MSWNYDPQNIFARILRGEIPNKTVAESAHTLVFHDIAPHAPVHVLAIPKGAYVNFDHFAAEAPEDEIIDFHRTVAKVIADLGLSGPEGYRAITNAGSSGMQEVPHYHLHILGGRVLGRLVEKA is encoded by the coding sequence ATGAGCTGGAATTACGATCCGCAGAATATTTTCGCCCGCATCCTGCGCGGTGAGATCCCGAACAAGACCGTGGCGGAAAGCGCGCATACGCTGGTGTTTCACGACATCGCGCCGCATGCGCCGGTGCATGTTCTGGCGATCCCTAAAGGCGCCTATGTCAATTTCGACCATTTCGCCGCTGAGGCGCCAGAGGACGAGATCATCGACTTCCACCGCACGGTGGCGAAAGTGATTGCCGATCTGGGACTTTCCGGGCCGGAAGGCTACCGCGCCATCACCAATGCCGGCAGTTCAGGGATGCAGGAAGTGCCGCATTACCACCTGCATATCCTCGGCGGCCGCGTCCTCGGCCGGCTTGTCGAAAAAGCGTAA
- a CDS encoding DUF5928 domain-containing protein, with translation MATIAYILLCHKDPAGIIAQAERLTAAGDCIAIHFDASSSQADFDQLRMALAGNPLVVFAKRRIRCGWGEWSLVEATLLALRAAVAAFPRATHFYMLSGDCMPVKTAEYAHDVLGREDVDYIESFDFFRSDWIKTGIREERLIYRHWFNERSSKTWFYRSLAWQKRLGLERKIPADLVMQIGSQWWCLRRRTVEALLDFIRRRRDVMRFFRTTWIPDETFFQTLVHHIVPENEIRTRTLTFLLFTDYGMPVVFYNDHYDLLLSQDYLFARKVSPEATDLRARLGDLYAQKGKTFQISDEGRSLFRFLSARGRVGRRYAQRFWETEASLGRERTLMMVTCKKWHVAKRLVERARNVSSLRAVDYLFNEDSTPLPDLGGIQSTLEKRTRHRRALVRMLYDYWQTDRLVFCIDPASVELMQDFYNDKARVKLLEIDCDFTDDYLIGHAKRVGLAGPGSPRETLERLLPTIRYDVKFESDRIRENDFPEFHRIRQRGTAAENARVLQDFFGIPLSEAEEIAGTSYLFVD, from the coding sequence ATGGCGACGATTGCCTATATCCTGTTATGTCACAAGGATCCTGCCGGGATCATCGCCCAGGCAGAGCGGCTGACCGCGGCCGGGGATTGCATCGCCATCCATTTCGACGCGAGCTCGTCGCAGGCCGATTTCGATCAGCTGCGCATGGCGCTTGCCGGCAATCCGCTGGTGGTTTTCGCGAAACGGCGCATCCGATGTGGCTGGGGCGAATGGAGCCTCGTAGAGGCCACGCTGCTTGCCCTGCGCGCGGCGGTTGCGGCCTTCCCCAGAGCCACGCATTTCTACATGCTTTCGGGCGATTGCATGCCGGTCAAGACGGCGGAATATGCCCATGACGTCCTCGGCCGCGAGGATGTGGATTATATCGAGAGCTTCGACTTCTTCCGCTCGGACTGGATCAAGACCGGCATCAGGGAAGAGCGGCTGATCTATCGCCACTGGTTCAATGAACGCAGCAGCAAGACCTGGTTCTACCGGTCCCTGGCGTGGCAAAAGCGGCTTGGGCTGGAACGTAAGATCCCCGCTGATCTGGTGATGCAGATAGGCAGCCAGTGGTGGTGCCTGCGCCGCCGCACCGTCGAGGCCTTGCTGGACTTCATTCGCAGGCGCCGGGATGTGATGCGGTTTTTCCGCACGACCTGGATCCCGGATGAGACCTTCTTCCAGACCCTAGTGCATCATATCGTGCCGGAAAACGAGATCCGCACCCGGACCCTGACCTTCCTTCTGTTCACCGATTACGGGATGCCGGTGGTCTTCTATAACGACCATTATGACCTGCTCTTAAGCCAGGATTATCTTTTCGCACGCAAGGTCAGCCCGGAAGCCACCGATCTGAGGGCGCGGCTAGGCGATCTTTATGCGCAAAAGGGCAAAACCTTTCAGATCTCGGATGAGGGGCGTAGTCTGTTCCGCTTTCTGAGCGCGCGCGGCAGGGTGGGGCGGCGTTACGCCCAGCGGTTTTGGGAAACCGAGGCCAGCCTCGGGCGCGAACGCACGCTGATGATGGTCACCTGCAAGAAATGGCATGTGGCAAAACGGCTGGTCGAACGCGCGCGGAATGTCAGCAGCCTCCGGGCCGTGGATTACCTTTTCAACGAAGACAGCACGCCCTTGCCTGATCTGGGGGGCATCCAGTCGACGCTGGAGAAACGCACGCGGCACCGGCGTGCGCTCGTGCGGATGCTGTACGATTATTGGCAGACCGACCGGCTGGTCTTCTGTATCGACCCGGCCTCGGTCGAACTGATGCAGGATTTCTACAATGACAAGGCGCGGGTGAAACTTCTTGAGATCGACTGCGATTTTACCGATGACTATCTGATCGGGCATGCGAAACGGGTGGGGCTGGCCGGTCCCGGCTCTCCGCGCGAGACGCTGGAGCGCCTGCTGCCGACCATCCGCTATGATGTGAAATTCGAAAGCGACCGTATCCGCGAGAATGACTTCCCCGAATTCCACCGCATCCGCCAGCGCGGCACGGCGGCAGAGAATGCCCGGGTTTTGCAGGATTTCTTCGGCATCCCGCTGAGCGAGGCGGAAGAAATCGCCGGCACATCCTATCTCTTTGTGGACTGA
- a CDS encoding sulfotransferase family protein — MGFPGTWMTESESVVYRVVPKCACSTIGQIMFYSDHGRFFDGDIHDATADMHKWAMEASQPKIEANVKAHKSYAFTCVRNPYTRILSSFFDKICGIQRNGRRYRGNLVPLLIQKYGVEVGGEDGKQEFDQIRSFRRFLLFARDTIRWKKPMEPDIHWSAMAGHVSTFIVNGGRYDRIFFTEKFNEGMQSVLDRIEVAHPVDLKAIPRFNESEGHGPKRLHPVEDYFDDLSMHLMWEIYKRDFQLFRYDFDNPGNKMPKGEVDLDEVHARLGN; from the coding sequence ATGGGCTTTCCCGGCACCTGGATGACCGAAAGTGAAAGCGTGGTTTACCGCGTGGTGCCGAAATGCGCCTGTTCGACCATTGGTCAGATCATGTTCTACTCCGATCATGGCCGCTTCTTTGACGGCGATATCCATGATGCCACCGCCGATATGCACAAATGGGCGATGGAGGCGAGCCAGCCGAAGATCGAGGCCAATGTGAAGGCGCATAAGAGCTATGCCTTCACCTGTGTCAGGAACCCCTATACCCGGATCCTGTCTTCGTTTTTCGACAAGATCTGCGGCATTCAAAGGAATGGCCGCCGCTACCGGGGCAATCTGGTGCCGCTTCTGATCCAGAAATACGGGGTCGAGGTCGGCGGCGAGGACGGCAAGCAGGAGTTCGACCAGATCAGGAGCTTCCGCCGCTTTCTGCTGTTCGCGCGCGACACCATCCGCTGGAAAAAACCGATGGAGCCGGATATTCACTGGTCGGCCATGGCTGGCCATGTCTCGACCTTTATCGTGAATGGCGGCCGCTATGACCGCATCTTCTTTACCGAGAAATTCAACGAAGGCATGCAGTCGGTGCTCGACAGGATCGAGGTCGCGCATCCAGTTGATCTGAAAGCCATCCCGCGGTTCAACGAATCAGAGGGTCACGGGCCCAAACGCCTGCACCCCGTCGAGGATTACTTCGACGATCTCTCGATGCATCTGATGTGGGAGATCTACAAACGCGACTTCCAGCTCTTCCGCTACGATTTCGACAATCCCGGCAACAAGATGCCAAAGGGCGAGGTCGATCTCGACGAGGTTCACGCCAGGCTGGGCAATTGA
- a CDS encoding urate hydroxylase PuuD has product MYDFTVLWDWMQLAARWLHVITAIAWIGSSFYFVALDLGLRKSPDLPPGAYGEEWQVHGGGFYHIQKYLVAPARLPEHLIWFKWESYATWLSGFLMLVLVYYMGAELFLIDPRVMELQVWQAVAISVGSLAFGWLAYDTICRVFVKSNQSLVMLALFGVLVAMSYFYASVFSGRAALLHLGAFTATIMSANVFLVIIPNQKIVVADLKAGRTPDPKYGRIAKQRSTHNNYLTLPVLFLMLSNHYPLAFATEYNWIIASLVFLMGVTIRHWFNTRHAGRGNPHWTWGVTVVLFLIIAWLSTAPLRLQPEEAALKGEALRYASAPGFGDVVSIVQGRCSMCHAAEPAWEGMLWPPKAVVLESEAQIAHEARRIYLQAGVTHAMPPGNLSFMEESERRRIIDWYRSAARLPDPV; this is encoded by the coding sequence ATGTATGATTTCACGGTACTCTGGGACTGGATGCAGCTGGCGGCGCGCTGGCTGCATGTGATCACGGCCATCGCCTGGATCGGATCGAGCTTTTATTTCGTCGCACTGGATCTGGGGCTGAGGAAATCCCCCGACCTTCCGCCTGGGGCCTATGGCGAGGAATGGCAGGTTCATGGCGGCGGCTTTTACCATATCCAGAAATACCTTGTCGCCCCCGCGCGCCTGCCCGAACACCTGATCTGGTTCAAATGGGAAAGCTACGCCACATGGCTGTCGGGTTTCCTGATGCTGGTGCTGGTCTATTACATGGGCGCCGAGCTTTTCCTGATCGACCCCCGGGTGATGGAGCTGCAGGTCTGGCAGGCAGTGGCGATCTCGGTCGGATCGCTCGCCTTCGGATGGCTGGCCTATGACACGATCTGCCGGGTCTTTGTGAAATCCAATCAAAGCCTTGTCATGCTGGCATTGTTCGGCGTTCTGGTGGCGATGTCGTATTTTTATGCATCGGTCTTTTCTGGTCGGGCGGCGCTTTTGCATCTGGGCGCCTTTACCGCGACGATCATGTCCGCCAATGTCTTCCTGGTGATCATCCCTAATCAGAAGATCGTGGTGGCGGATCTGAAAGCGGGCCGCACGCCAGATCCGAAATATGGCCGCATCGCCAAGCAGCGCAGCACGCATAACAACTACCTGACGCTGCCGGTTTTGTTCCTGATGCTGTCAAACCACTACCCGCTGGCCTTCGCGACCGAATATAACTGGATCATCGCGAGCCTTGTTTTCCTGATGGGCGTCACCATTCGCCACTGGTTCAACACCCGCCATGCCGGGCGCGGCAATCCGCACTGGACCTGGGGCGTGACGGTGGTGTTGTTCCTGATCATCGCCTGGCTCTCGACTGCGCCCTTGCGGCTGCAACCCGAAGAAGCCGCGCTGAAAGGCGAGGCGCTGCGCTATGCGAGCGCGCCCGGCTTCGGGGATGTCGTGTCGATCGTGCAGGGGCGCTGCTCGATGTGTCACGCGGCGGAACCCGCCTGGGAGGGGATGCTCTGGCCCCCGAAAGCGGTGGTGCTGGAAAGCGAGGCGCAAATCGCGCATGAGGCGCGGCGGATCTACCTCCAGGCGGGCGTCACCCATGCGATGCCGCCGGGCAATCTGAGCTTCATGGAAGAGTCCGAGCGCCGCCGGATCATCGACTGGTACCGGTCCGCAGCCAGGCTGCCCGATCCGGTCTGA
- a CDS encoding LysR family transcriptional regulator produces the protein MSYVNNLRMFVRVYDLGSMSAAARDQRCSPAVASSRISELEKHLGTRLFNRTTRSLQPTSNGRLFYDGALRVLEAIAEAEAALMTATQNPRGTIVISAPLGVGRRLIAPHVPAFKDLWPQIELRLRLSDRPVDILAEGIDLAFHLGMPEDSSLKMRLISGAPRVLCAAPDYIARRGMPADGAALLRDGHDCLILRYPGVREYRWTLETPDGPQQFAVSGPFESDDGDVLTGWALDGRGIVLKPLFEVAAHLREGRLVPVAVATPPLDTQLAILMQHRRLKDPKLQLFADYIVTHIRDAIRRETDGPAAALL, from the coding sequence ATGAGCTATGTCAACAATCTGAGGATGTTCGTCAGGGTCTATGACCTTGGCTCGATGTCAGCGGCAGCGCGGGATCAGCGCTGTTCGCCCGCCGTCGCCTCGTCCAGGATCTCCGAGCTGGAAAAGCATCTTGGCACCCGGCTGTTCAACCGCACGACGCGCTCGCTGCAACCGACCTCGAACGGGCGGCTGTTTTACGACGGCGCGCTCAGGGTGCTTGAGGCGATTGCAGAGGCCGAAGCGGCCCTGATGACCGCCACGCAAAATCCGCGTGGCACCATTGTCATCTCGGCACCGCTGGGCGTCGGGCGGCGGCTGATCGCGCCACATGTGCCCGCCTTCAAGGATCTCTGGCCGCAAATCGAGCTGCGGCTGCGGCTTTCGGACCGGCCGGTGGATATCCTGGCCGAGGGGATCGACCTCGCCTTCCATCTTGGCATGCCCGAGGATTCCTCGCTGAAAATGCGGTTGATCTCAGGGGCGCCGCGGGTGCTTTGTGCCGCGCCGGACTATATCGCGCGGCGCGGAATGCCGGCGGATGGCGCGGCGCTGCTCAGGGACGGGCATGACTGCCTGATCCTGCGCTATCCGGGCGTGCGCGAATATCGCTGGACGCTGGAAACCCCTGACGGGCCGCAGCAATTCGCCGTCAGCGGCCCGTTTGAAAGTGATGACGGCGATGTGCTGACCGGCTGGGCGCTGGATGGGCGGGGCATTGTGCTCAAACCGCTGTTTGAGGTGGCGGCCCATCTGCGCGAGGGCCGGCTGGTGCCGGTGGCGGTGGCCACGCCGCCGCTCGACACCCAGCTCGCGATCCTGATGCAGCACCGGCGGCTGAAAGACCCCAAGCTGCAGCTCTTTGCCGATTACATCGTGACGCATATCCGCGACGCGATCCGGCGCGAGACCGATGGCCCCGCAGCCGCCCTTTTGTAA
- a CDS encoding DUF2125 domain-containing protein, with the protein MAFLRHGFAVPAMVVLMSGSAHAALTADQVWQSWKDGAGLIGLTINVATEANSGGTLTLNGLSIAPEDAPDPLTVSALTLTENSDGTVTITPGDAIGFQTGTAEEGGTAKLTHDGLSIIAREGDNGGIIYDYSAKKLDIAYDFTTPGFAYGEDETPEPGKDNGNFTFEGLKGSYSDIPGTNRVFSVALETAKLIYAINSDQPSFDSKSISSSESVNLALAAEFTLPTTITLGEIQSPADFGTALQQGLQLKLNTTNGASTGKSSEKSMFMSFDMDMKAGPATADVLFNKDVFSLASKGNEGMEIIVTSDDLPAPAKITIADVEMNLLSPVMSGETAADYGLKLILGQLTLNDESWGLFDPNAALKRDPIDLALDLSGKAKVDWIAMAVADETGGEPVVPQPESLNITQAALKLAGAALNATGALTFDNSIGFPAPLGEVNVNLTGAEQLINGLISIGVLAEQDAMGARMMMGMFMVPGSEPDSLTSKIEFKEGFSIFANGQQLQ; encoded by the coding sequence ATGGCGTTTCTGAGGCATGGCTTTGCCGTTCCCGCAATGGTCGTTCTGATGAGCGGAAGCGCCCATGCGGCGCTGACCGCTGATCAGGTCTGGCAGTCCTGGAAGGACGGCGCCGGCCTGATCGGGCTGACCATCAATGTCGCGACCGAAGCAAATTCGGGCGGCACTCTGACCCTCAACGGACTGAGCATCGCGCCGGAAGACGCGCCGGATCCGCTGACCGTCTCGGCGCTGACCCTGACCGAAAACAGCGACGGCACCGTCACCATCACCCCCGGCGACGCGATCGGTTTCCAGACCGGCACCGCCGAAGAGGGTGGCACGGCGAAACTGACCCATGACGGCCTGTCCATCATCGCCCGCGAAGGCGATAATGGTGGCATCATCTATGACTATTCGGCGAAAAAGCTCGATATTGCCTATGATTTCACCACCCCGGGCTTTGCTTACGGCGAAGATGAGACCCCGGAGCCGGGCAAGGATAATGGCAACTTCACTTTTGAAGGGCTGAAGGGCAGCTACAGCGATATCCCGGGCACCAACCGCGTGTTCTCGGTGGCGCTTGAGACGGCGAAGCTGATCTATGCGATCAATTCCGACCAGCCGTCATTCGACAGCAAAAGCATCTCGAGCAGCGAATCCGTCAATCTGGCGCTGGCCGCTGAATTCACCCTTCCGACCACGATCACCCTTGGCGAGATCCAGTCGCCGGCTGATTTCGGCACCGCGCTGCAACAGGGTCTCCAGCTCAAGCTGAACACCACCAACGGCGCCTCCACGGGCAAATCCAGCGAGAAGTCGATGTTCATGTCGTTTGACATGGATATGAAGGCCGGCCCGGCCACGGCGGATGTGCTGTTCAACAAGGATGTCTTCAGCCTTGCCTCGAAAGGCAATGAAGGCATGGAGATCATCGTGACCTCTGATGACCTGCCGGCCCCGGCAAAGATCACCATCGCTGATGTCGAGATGAACCTGCTTTCGCCGGTCATGTCGGGGGAAACGGCTGCCGATTACGGCTTGAAGCTGATCCTTGGTCAGCTGACGCTGAATGACGAAAGCTGGGGCCTCTTTGACCCGAATGCCGCGCTGAAGCGTGACCCCATCGATCTGGCGCTTGACCTCAGCGGCAAGGCGAAAGTCGACTGGATCGCGATGGCGGTTGCTGATGAGACCGGCGGTGAGCCGGTAGTCCCGCAGCCGGAATCGCTGAACATCACCCAGGCCGCGCTGAAACTGGCCGGTGCCGCTCTTAACGCAACCGGCGCGCTGACCTTCGACAACAGCATCGGCTTCCCGGCTCCGCTGGGCGAAGTGAATGTGAACCTCACCGGGGCAGAGCAGCTGATCAACGGCCTGATCTCCATCGGTGTCCTCGCGGAACAGGATGCAATGGGCGCGCGGATGATGATGGGCATGTTCATGGTCCCGGGCTCGGAGCCCGACAGCCTGACCTCGAAAATCGAGTTCAAAGAAGGCTTCAGCATCTTCGCAAACGGCCAGCAGCTGCAATAA
- the uraH gene encoding hydroxyisourate hydrolase codes for MGGRLTTHVLDTARGQPAAGLAISLWRIEGDGRMLLARVVTNADGRCDAPLLAGEAMRAGEYELVFEAGDYLRQSGQAQGEGLFLDQIPIRFGIGHPDQHYHVPLLLSPFAYSTYRGS; via the coding sequence ATGGGTGGCAGGCTGACGACACATGTGCTGGACACCGCGCGGGGGCAGCCGGCAGCGGGGCTTGCGATCAGCCTGTGGCGCATTGAAGGGGACGGGCGCATGCTGCTTGCCCGGGTGGTGACCAATGCGGATGGACGCTGCGATGCGCCACTGCTGGCGGGGGAGGCGATGCGGGCCGGGGAATATGAGCTGGTCTTTGAAGCGGGCGATTATCTGCGCCAGAGCGGCCAGGCGCAGGGCGAGGGGCTGTTTCTTGACCAGATCCCGATCCGCTTTGGGATTGGGCATCCAGACCAGCATTATCACGTGCCGCTGCTGCTGAGCCCCTTCGCCTATTCCACCTATCGGGGCAGCTGA
- the puuE gene encoding allantoinase PuuE, with protein sequence MHDPLPRDFRGYGPNPPDAAWPGGAKIAISLVLNYEEGGENNILHGDAGSEAFLSDIAGAQPWPGLRHWNMESLYDYGARAGFWRLHRLFTRRGIPVTIYGVATALARNPEQVAAMQEAGWEIASHGLKWVEHRDMPEADEAAAIAEAFRLHEEVTGAPPSGWYTGRCSMDTVRLTAETRRLAWISDTYDDDLPWWLTTGDHDQLVIPYTLEANDMRFATAPGYITGEQFFTYLKDSFDVLYAEGVAGHAKMFSIGLHNRLIGRPGKFAGLQKFLDYAQGHEGVWFPRRIDIADHWRRIHPPVAQDRPSQMSREAFVARFGGIYEHSPWIADQAWELELGPAHDSAAGLASALARAFRRASPEARLQVLRAHPDLAGKLAAAKRLTAESTSEQASAALDALTDAERETFKRLNTAYTARHGFPFIIAVRDNTKTSILAAFEARLANDSETEFRTACTQVERIATLRLKGLLP encoded by the coding sequence ATCCATGACCCGCTACCCCGCGATTTCCGAGGCTATGGCCCCAATCCCCCCGATGCGGCCTGGCCCGGTGGCGCGAAGATCGCCATCTCGCTGGTGCTGAATTATGAAGAGGGCGGCGAGAATAACATCCTGCATGGCGATGCCGGGTCCGAAGCCTTCCTCTCGGATATCGCGGGCGCGCAGCCCTGGCCCGGCCTGCGCCACTGGAATATGGAATCGCTTTACGATTACGGCGCGCGGGCGGGGTTCTGGCGGCTCCACCGCCTCTTCACCCGGCGGGGGATCCCGGTCACGATCTACGGGGTCGCAACTGCCCTGGCGCGCAACCCCGAACAGGTGGCCGCGATGCAGGAAGCGGGCTGGGAGATCGCCAGCCACGGGCTCAAATGGGTCGAACATCGCGATATGCCCGAGGCGGATGAGGCCGCAGCGATTGCCGAGGCTTTCCGCCTGCATGAAGAGGTCACCGGGGCGCCGCCTTCGGGCTGGTATACCGGACGCTGCTCGATGGACACGGTGCGGCTTACGGCAGAGACACGGCGCCTGGCCTGGATTTCCGACACTTATGACGACGATCTGCCCTGGTGGCTGACCACCGGCGACCATGATCAACTGGTGATCCCCTATACGCTCGAGGCAAATGACATGCGCTTTGCCACTGCGCCGGGCTATATCACCGGCGAGCAGTTCTTCACCTATCTGAAGGACAGCTTTGATGTGCTTTATGCCGAAGGCGTCGCGGGTCATGCGAAGATGTTTTCCATAGGCCTGCATAACCGGCTGATCGGGCGGCCCGGAAAATTTGCCGGCCTGCAGAAATTTCTCGATTACGCGCAGGGTCATGAGGGCGTCTGGTTTCCCCGCCGCATCGATATTGCCGATCACTGGCGGCGCATCCATCCGCCGGTCGCGCAGGACCGCCCCTCGCAAATGTCGCGCGAGGCGTTTGTCGCCCGGTTCGGCGGCATTTACGAACATTCGCCCTGGATCGCGGATCAGGCCTGGGAGCTGGAGCTTGGCCCCGCCCATGACAGTGCTGCGGGGCTGGCCTCGGCGCTGGCCCGCGCCTTCCGCCGCGCATCCCCCGAGGCACGGCTTCAGGTGCTGCGCGCCCATCCCGATCTCGCCGGCAAACTGGCCGCCGCGAAACGGCTGACGGCGGAAAGCACCTCCGAACAGGCCTCGGCGGCGCTTGATGCCCTGACCGATGCCGAGCGCGAAACCTTTAAGCGCCTCAACACCGCCTATACCGCGCGCCACGGCTTTCCGTTCATCATCGCGGTCCGTGACAACACCAAAACCTCGATCCTCGCCGCGTTTGAGGCCCGGCTCGCCAATGACAGCGAGACCGAGTTCAGGACCGCCTGCACCCAGGTGGAACGCATTGCCACCCTTCGTCTGAAAGGCCTCCTGCCATGA
- a CDS encoding bifunctional allantoicase/(S)-ureidoglycine aminohydrolase, with protein MTTRSYYAPEGGLPPQTRLMTGRAVFTDAYAVIPKGCFSDILTSFLPGWDKTRLWLIARPMSGFAETFSQYVMEVAPGGGSATPEPDAGAEGWLFFTGGLATLTLNGEGYEMEAGAYAYIPPGTAWTLFAGGRSPARFHWIRKLWEPAPGLTPPDPIVINERDIAPTPMPETNGAWATTRFVAPEDLRHDGHITVVTFQPGGVIPFEETHVMEHGLYVLEGKAVYKLNQDWVEVEAGDFMWLRAYCPQACYAGGPGPFRYLLYKDVNRHAKLRGPGAFGSPSGR; from the coding sequence ATGACCACACGCAGCTATTACGCTCCCGAAGGCGGCCTGCCCCCCCAGACCCGGCTGATGACCGGAAGGGCCGTGTTCACCGATGCCTATGCGGTGATCCCGAAGGGCTGTTTCTCCGACATCCTCACCAGTTTCCTGCCGGGATGGGATAAAACCAGGCTCTGGCTGATCGCCCGCCCGATGTCGGGCTTTGCGGAAACCTTCAGCCAATATGTGATGGAGGTCGCGCCCGGCGGTGGCTCCGCGACCCCCGAACCCGATGCCGGCGCCGAGGGCTGGCTCTTCTTCACCGGAGGTCTCGCCACCCTGACGCTGAACGGCGAGGGCTATGAGATGGAAGCAGGCGCCTATGCCTATATCCCGCCCGGCACCGCCTGGACGCTGTTTGCCGGAGGCCGCAGCCCCGCGCGGTTCCACTGGATCCGCAAACTGTGGGAGCCCGCACCGGGCCTGACGCCCCCCGACCCCATCGTGATCAATGAGCGCGATATCGCACCGACCCCGATGCCCGAGACAAACGGCGCTTGGGCCACCACCCGTTTTGTCGCGCCCGAGGATCTGCGCCATGACGGCCATATCACCGTCGTCACCTTCCAGCCCGGCGGCGTGATCCCGTTTGAAGAGACCCATGTCATGGAACACGGTCTTTACGTGCTCGAAGGCAAGGCCGTTTACAAACTCAACCAGGACTGGGTCGAGGTCGAGGCGGGCGATTTCATGTGGCTGCGCGCCTATTGTCCCCAGGCCTGCTATGCCGGCGGCCCGGGCCCGTTCCGTTACCTGCTTTACAAGGACGTCAACCGCCACGCGAAACTGCGCGGCCCCGGCGCCTTCGGCAGCCCGTCCGGGCGCTGA
- the hisG gene encoding ATP phosphoribosyltransferase, which yields MMLKIGVPSKGRLMEKTFDWFGARGLAMGKTGNEREYSGRIDGIDGVELVMLSAGEIPRELAAGRIHLGVTGSDLVRDKLAAWRAQVTDWQPLGFGHADLVIAVPQAWVDVDTLDDLDAAASAFRAQHGFRLRIATKYHRLVRDFLTANGVADYALVDSQGATEGTVKNLTAEAIADITSSGETLRANHLKILPEGLIHQSQATLFLARNADWAPDQTATLAALAARLGLPMPGI from the coding sequence CTGATGCTGAAGATCGGGGTGCCGTCCAAGGGCCGGCTGATGGAAAAGACCTTCGACTGGTTCGGCGCGCGCGGGCTCGCGATGGGGAAAACCGGAAATGAGCGGGAATATTCCGGCCGGATCGACGGGATCGACGGGGTCGAGCTGGTGATGCTTTCCGCCGGCGAGATCCCGCGCGAGCTGGCGGCGGGCCGCATTCATCTGGGCGTGACCGGATCGGATCTGGTGCGCGACAAGCTGGCGGCGTGGCGCGCCCAGGTGACCGACTGGCAGCCGCTTGGCTTTGGCCATGCCGATCTGGTGATCGCGGTGCCCCAGGCCTGGGTCGATGTCGATACGCTGGATGATCTGGATGCTGCCGCAAGCGCCTTCCGGGCGCAACACGGGTTTCGCCTCAGGATCGCGACGAAATATCACCGCCTCGTGCGCGACTTCCTGACCGCCAATGGCGTCGCCGATTATGCGCTGGTGGACAGCCAGGGCGCGACGGAGGGTACGGTGAAAAACCTCACTGCCGAGGCGATTGCCGATATCACCTCGTCGGGCGAGACGCTGCGCGCCAACCACCTGAAAATCCTCCCGGAAGGGCTGATCCATCAAAGCCAGGCAACCCTGTTCCTGGCCCGCAACGCGGATTGGGCGCCTGATCAGACCGCGACCCTCGCGGCGCTTGCGGCGAGGCTGGGCCTTCCGATGCCGGGGATCTGA